The Podarcis muralis chromosome Z, rPodMur119.hap1.1, whole genome shotgun sequence DNA segment ggtccctttacctttaccttggtcaGGAGGGGAGGGTATAGAAAAACATTGTAAAAACCCTTTGTTGAGCCCCCTTTCTTTTCCTCAGTATCAGACAAAATAACCTCATAACAACTACAAACGATTCTTTCCTTTTGCAGGGGAGTGCCCCTTAAGTAAAGCCAATATTCCAAATTCTTGAGGAACTGATCACAGATCATGCCAAAGGCGGAGGTTCGTCCATGGCAGGGACACACTTCCCAGGCCGCACCCATTCTGCCTTTCAAGCTGGCAGATACAGGCTTAAGCGACACTGCAGGATACCGTGCACTCCCCAGAATCCCCTGAGGAGCTTTGCCAGGAATTTTTCCTCATAAATTATTGCTTTCCCCTGCTTGGACAGCTCCACTGCCCTGGAGGGCAGAAGAGCTCGACCACCATGACCATGACATCAGGCCGGAAACCCCTGGCTGTTTTACTGTTGATCTGATCTGGCAGGATCTGTCTTATCAACCTAAGCAGCTGTGAAGTTAACTACTTATCAAAAGTGAACAATTATTCCTTTTTAGGAAGCTGGACACATAATTTGCCAGGCCTACTATTAAAGACATACTATTAAAGACACTCTGCAACAGACAGATGTGGACACGTGTCTGGTAAAGTTCTTTTATAGCCTAGTAGCTTGTACGCGGTTGGGCAcaagcctcagtccagtatacctgaaggaacatcttcacccacatcattcagcccagacaaagaggtccagttccgagggccttctggcggttccattcctgtgagaagcgaagttacagggaaccaggtagagggccttctcggtagtggcacccaccctgtggaatgcctttccatcagatgtcaaagaaataaacaactatctgacttttagaagacatctgaaggcagccctgtttaggaaagtttttaatgactgatgttttaatgtatttttaatcttttgttggaagccgcccagagtggctggggaaacccagccagatgggcagggtataaataatttattatcatcaccatcatcattatcaccGAGAGAGCTCTGCTGTGGCTTGTCCCATTCCTAGCACAGCAAACAGTTTGGAAGCTTCCAAGCCAAGGCTACTTTGACGTGACACGGCTGTAGCCCTGCACACTACCAGTGTTTTCTATGCATGCCACGCTATAGGAGCAAGGTTTGCTTCTGAAAGTGAATGACTATTTTTCAAGTGTACTCTATTAAAAAATACTAATAGAATTTATATTAAGAACACactattttaaagtattttaaaatatcaaaagtACTACATCAAGACAAACATTTCATCCCAAAGGAAAAGTACATTTCAATATCTAGAAGTATCACATTGCTGAACATAATGCAATACTATTTCTGCTGGCAAAAATTTGCATGCAGTGAAAGCCATTAGCAATTTGTTCCTCTATAATCAGATTTTGTTACATTGAAATTGCCAAGATAAAATGCGCTCTGTCCCCAGTCAATGGCTTTTCATAATCAAGCAAAAGATCACaattgttctggttttcaaactggAAAAATAACCCGTAATTAGCCTATCAACCTTTTCCATGAAACATACCCCACaggtttttattcttttattaccCAAAGAAATCTAAACTCTACTGTGAAATGCAAATTAACAAGCAGGATTTGGAATGGCAGGAGATAACCACAACACTCACCTGTATCATCTAAATAGAAAGCATTTTTGcttagtgttttttttaaaacaaacaaaataaaaccaaaaacaTTAAGACAGTTGTTTCTGTAACTGATAAATGCTAGTCCAAAAGCCCACAATCTATGTTCTTCAAATATGAGATCTAAGTTGGGGGTGGGGCTGCTTCCCCACATTTTGTGATCTCACAGAAAACCCACCCAAAGGTGGTTTTTAGCCTCATAAGAAAGCTTCCACTGATTTCCCAATGCAAGCTTTGTAAGGAATGGAAATTTGATACAAACTCAGTGCACAAGGAAAGAATCCATTCACCATGGTCCTGGATCCAGATTTGGGGGCCCTTCCCAAACAGAAACATTGCACATTAAAGGCTTGCAAATACTGAACACAATCTCCAAGTTAAAAAATCAGAAACTAGCTTTTTTCATAGTACAAACACTATGGATAAATCACCCTCGAAAACGTGTTTACTAGAATAGAGTTTTGGTCACTCAATGGATGGGGAAAGTGTTCtgatgaggggagggggagaatactATGCCACTAAAATTTGACTGGTTTGAAGGACAAGCCACCTAGAACATAAATAGGCCTATTTTACTACTGACTGAGGGACACTGCTGaccagagagagggagacagagggagagagacaaagaagaggaagacagaagCTGAGGGAGAAGGCTGGAGTAGGCAGCTGaaggagaagcagaagcagaagatggGCAAGAGGCTACTGAGCCTAAAGGAAAGCTTAGtacacagcctgccccccaaaaaactgaatCACTGGATTAAGCCAAATATTGGCAGTGAGGCCATGTAAAGGCATTAAAGCAGTGAGGAGAATCCCTTCAGGAGCTTCTGAGTTGGACCAAAGTGAGAACTACCTGCAAGCCTCACTCAAAGAAAACCAGCTGAAGTCTACAGCACCTGGTGGTGCAACTGACTATGGGAAAGGGACTAAGTGTTATTGGCTATCAAGTTAAATAAGGTTAGGAATAAAGTTTTATCAGCCAGGCTTATGTAAGCGTCTGTAACTGTCATTGAAAGATACCCTATGACAGCAAATATAAGTAGGTCTTAAAGACACAGTAGCAAATTGGAAGAACTGTATAgtatttatttcatatttataCTTTATAATAAATAATTACTTTTATTTAATTCTAAAAGAGTCTCTAGCTAGTTTTGTACCATACCTAAATTACCGCCATTACcagaatataccatatttttcgctctataggacgcactggacaaTAAGACGCAactagtcggggggggggggaggaaacaagaagaaaaaatttctgaaccccagaagccacaacagcaagagggatctggcttctgggatagcctcttgctgttctggcttcggggacagcctttgaagcctccgcagagcagcggggtgctttcatcccgctgccctgcggaagcTTTAcgcagctaagccagaagctagaacagcgagacggagcgctgcggagcgctccgtctccctgttctggctttgggcttagccgcacagcctgcattcgctccataagatgcacacacatttttccttactttttagaagggaaacggtgcgtcttatagagcgaaaaatacggtagttaaaagCGTTGGTAACTATGTAGTATAGATATCTGGCAGCAGAATTTAAAAGGTGAATCAGTAGCAGAATAAAAAGTGACTATCCGCCCATAATATGAGGTGAGTATCTCCACATCCACTCCAAATATAGTGCAATAGGGTGAGAAATGTATGTTTTAAAAGCCAACTTTTTCAGAGCCAAATCCATGTACAATTTCCTCTCCACATTAATAAAGAAATTCAGAAACAATATTTTTTGAACTGCTAATCTAGCCATAGAATTTCACTCTTTCACTATAAAAGGGTCATTTTACCATTCActactaaataaaataataaataataataatttatttataccctgcccatctggctgcgtttccccagccactctggctcccaacataatattaaaaacatgataaaacatcaaacataaaaagcttccctaaacagggctgccttcagatgtcttctaacagtctgatacagtagttgtttatttctctgatatatgatgggagggcatttcacagggtgggcaccactaccgagaaggccctgtgcctggtttcctgtggcctcacttctcacagtgagggaaccaccagaaggcccttggagctggacctcagtgtctgggctgaacaatggggttggggacgctccttcaggtatactgggtcgaggccattgagggctttaaatcactaacactttgaatttggctcggaaatgcactgggagccaatgtaggtctttcaggacccgagttatatggtctcggcagccactcccagtcaccagtctagctgcctcttgtccccccaaaacagtacttctgtcttgtcagcctcaatctgttagccgccatccatcctccaaccgcctccaggtactcacacaggaccttcaccgccttcactggttctgatttgaaagaggtagagctgggtatcacctgcatactgatgaacacccagcccaaaccccctgatgatctctcacagcggcttcatatagatgttaaaaagcatgagcGAGAGGACAGAATCCTgaagcaccccacaagtgagagcccaggggtctgaacactcatcccccaacaccactttctggacacggcccaggaagaaggagcagaaccactgtgtaacagtgcccccagctgcCACTAGACGTTCAGAAAGATGTCGtgattgatggtatcaaaagccgctgagagatctagcagaaccaggaaacagctttcacctttgtccctagcctaccggagatcatcaaccagtgcgaccaaggcagtttcagtttcATGAGGTGGCCTGAATCCTGGCTGGaaaggatccaaatggtccgcatcctccaggcatgcctggagctgttcagcaaccacccgctcaatcacttTGCTGAAGAatagaagatttgagactgggtgatagttggccatattggctgggtccAAAGATGTTTTAATAACCAattctttcagcaggtctgggaaggctccctcacagagggaagaattcaccaccccacagagaccattgcccagcccttcccagcttgcttttatgagccagggtgggcaaggatcaaggagacaggtggtcggtttcacttgtccaagcagcctgtccacatcctcagaggtaacagattggaattgatcccatgcaacttgactagacaggactctagcactctcctgccctggccctgctcccaaggTGGATTCTACCTctttccgaatctgagcgactttatctgcaaaaaaaaatttgcagATCTTACCAGGCCCCGATAGCAAAGGTGGTTCTGTtgaattgtgaaccacctgaaaagagtctctgctgctgttttctgcagatgcaatagaggcgatGAAGAAGATCCTCTGTGCTGTCGCTAttaccacttggtaggctcaacactgagctctaacctgtgtccggtccgattcagaatgagttttctgccaccggctCCCTAGCTGTTTCAGCAATTATTTCATCGCCCTctgctctggggaaaaccacggggctgtctgaGCTCAATGCAATCGGTGAGGGCACTTCAGAGCCAGaaagtcaatagccctggttaactccacattgcAGCAGACCACCAGGGCATCAGCTGAAAGGCCTTCaacagtattcctgaaggagcatctctacccccatcgctgACCTGGGTTGCCCggtggacaagcagtggcaaggacaggcccatctgcttcatccaaccaagtctctgttacacatgccagatcaagtcctccatccacgatcaagtcatggatgacaGCCGTCTTGTGAATCATTGACTTGGCATTGCAAGCAGCACCTTaaggtcatgtgggtctcccttgtcAATTTCAGTATCCTTCTGGTCAAGACCAGACCCGggggcagggatagtcttcaaccAACTACCAAACCTGCCTCctcagtaatgacatggtctggtcctgcataactcctcctcctcctgagatCGGTCACTGAGATCAGTTGTCCCAGTACACCCCCCCATGgaaccccagccattctgttaaCTGGGGCTCACTCCCAAACAGCCCTAACCCTCTGCCGTTCtaaacaaaatacaaactatacaatcaAACAGTAGAAACCAATACTACATTTATACTAAAATTAAACTAATCCCCAACCCCAACTAAACGTTTATCCCACCCCAACAGAGCAAAAACCACACAAAACCCAACATTTAAAACGCCACagattaaaaactattttaaaactattttaaaacatttaaaagcattttcagcaGCAGCTGAAATCTGATTAAGCAACATTCACAGTAAAAAGCACAAAGTTTCACAATCTTTGGTTTAGTATTTGTAGTAAAACTACACACTAGAGCATGGGTAGACaaattaaggcctgggggccggattcggcccaatcgctttctagatctggcccgtggacggtccaggaatcagcatgtttttacatgagtagaatgcgtccttttatttaaaatgcatctctgggttatttgtgaggcataggaactcgttcatttccctccaaacaaaatacagtccagccccccacaaggtctgagggatagtggactggccccctgctgaaagtttgctgacccctgcactagcgCAAAAACATCATCAGTCAAACCTTTCATACACTGAAAAAATCTTCCATGAATTTAGCAGCCACTCTCAGGTTAAAAAAAGCTGTCACTCTCAGGATGGCAGATAATTTGGATAGCAATTTAGCCATCAGGTTAACGTAACTGGTCACAAATCCTGGGCAGGTCTAACCAGAACCTCTCTAGGCCTGGTACCAGCATCCTTGTGGCTTAGGCAACTGCAGCAAGTGCCAACGCAGGAAAACTAAGACTGTCATGTTTCACTGCCTCTGTAAAtatgagcagtgttagaaattgagatatgaaagcctaggttatgggtgcaacaacagaatgtctaggcaatctttttaataacaagaatacaaagctgaaaatgaataaactgcagctaaaacattatgttcatttttcacatggtctagtcctttccctacccacccccctaatattcttcagagagtagctggaagtggggaggcagaaaaagctcctccTTTTGTTCCACTCTGAAGTCTGAAATCTTCagcacagtactgcacccagagctcagaaactgcttgtgctaatgaaattcacAAAATGCacatagaacaatgggagttttgaacactgaatGAGTGAAAAGTCCAGGCATGATACCTCTTTCAAGGCAAATGAAGAGAGCAGGAATGGTGAGACAGACTCAGCAAAGGCACACTGGAGTTACCTTTACCATTCATGGATAGAGGCTTTAGGCCAAAGTAgcaatgaaaagaaaacaaaaggcagATGTGATTCGCACATGCAGGAGAACCTTATGGCCGTCACACCTATGGCTCCACTATACAGCAAGACTCTGCAGCTTCATGTATTGGTGCAGAGGATAAGGTGTCCAAAATCATGGAATAGAATGCATAATGATTCAAGGTGTTTTCTTGGCAAGAAATGCATAAAGCAGCTGCAATTCACTGCACAGAAGTTAACTTGCTGGAACTCCTGGTTTACAAAAACATCAACAAAACAGAAGACGATGTCAAAGCACAAGCATTAAAACGTAGGAGGAACTCCAATTACCTGGTAATTATTTTGGTTTTGAGACAGCCTTCGttgattggaagctgcagaatgaGAAGACAGATTACCTCTTGATGGATAAGAACTGCTATATAGTGTGCTGGACATAGTATGCAAGGAGGTACGTGGAGGCAAGTGGTAGTCTCTGTTATGATACGGGGTACTGTTGTGCAAGTCCCTGGAATTAACCAAGTGTGAACTGCAGCCAACACTTCTGCCTGACCCTGCTGGGCCTGTGCCTGGGTTCTCCACCATGAGGGATGTGCCCCTTAGTCGGGGGTTATTCTGTATCTGGGCACCCATTGATGCCAATTCTTCCTCTCTAGCATACTCATCATCGACATCCCCCGTTTCCATGGCAATGGACAAATAACTGCCATCTGCAGAAGAAGAGGACGGTGGCTTCTGAGTATTtcctcccaggattctctgaggtTGATCAGTAACAGCCAAGGAAAAAACCTCTCGAATTTCCACATTGTGTGTGCTGCAGGAAGGATCTCTAATGCTGGCCCTTTGCCCAGATGGCACATGTGAGGCTAGGATCGGATGCTCCGGTTTCGGTAACCTTTGACATCCCATCTGTTCCACTTTGCTTGGTCTGTGGCACAACATGGGCTTCTGAGGTAAAACCAACTCTGCAGTCTGAACCGAAGAACCACCATAGCTTTTCTTAGCATGGTCATAAATAGAATTTGCTGAATTTAACACACTTGTTTGCCTTGACAGGATAATAGTCTTTTCTCCCAGGAACAGAGAAGCATTTTTACAGTGGGGGGCTTGCTGTGCCACTGCAATCTGCTGCCGCTGAAACTCAGGTTCACTTTTTGTTTGTGGCCTTGGAAGAGAATTTTTATGCAGATCACTCACCGATGCACTGGACTGCTTAGTGGACACCAGCCTGTGAGAAGATCTGGCTGGGGTGTATACACCGGTTACCATGACATCGTTGTTGGAGGACGTCCAAGATGCCTGTTGGGTTTGGGGGGAAGCAAGGTTGGCTATGCTTCGGACATTCGTTACTGTAGGTATGTTCAACGTGCTGGCAACAGTCCCTGATGGGGTGCCTCCAGAATCCACAACATTCTTGCTGCTCATCTTCCTTCTTTTGTTGCCAACCCAGGTCTGCAAACACAAAAGGGTTCATCAGCAAAGGATCCAACTCAAATTCATTTCATTCAGTCCAGAGTATCACAGTACAAAGACTAAAAAAGTGAATGAATGAGACACATGAGTGACTTCTACCTTTACTATTAACTACCACTTGCAATTTTCCAGCTGTTGCTTATATACCACATGCCCTTGCCCATAAACAAGCCACCAGAGTGCAAgattcacctcccccccccccaggccctttCCACCATAACTTTCTGTCTCTTTatcttttccttctccaaggaggaggaaggatcaaTACTGAACTCTAATATTTCTGGACACTGAGCAGTAAACCTTTGAACTGTCCTATGTGACTGTACCTTTAATAGCAGCTTGATGCGCACACATCACCACCTCCTAATGTTTACAACCATGCTGCAAAGATCTCCATCTACCCATTTCTGAAGATCGAACTTTTGCTATTGAACAGTTGGGGCGTGAAGAACATGCTGGTCCTGCTATCAAAGTATATTCTATCATTTCTTCAGCATAATAGATACATAATAGTTCCAAGCAAGGCCCCTGAACAACGCACTGCAATGTACATGGCTGAAAAAAATATTCCAAGGCAGCTAGTACTTTCCTGGTACTGTCCTCACCTAGAACTACAAGGACTTAGCATTTACCCCACCACTCATAAGAACAAGTGAGGTCAACTCAAAAGAAATTCTTAAAGAAGATTATCACAAATTGTAAGAGCAACAACGCATATACCAGGAATCTTCCTAATATCCAAATCAGATCAAGAATTTCATAAAATGGCTAAAATGTCCCCAGCGTCTTCCTCATCAgttgagaaagggggggggggtgtcttgccaTAGAATGAACTTAATTGCCCACCCACTCCTGTTTTAGCAGAAACGAAATTAAACTACAACATTTTACTAATGTAGTGCAAACTAATGCAATTAAACTACTGTTTCAGATTCATTTCACACTGTTTGAGAgcctttatttcttttatttactgcatttatataccatctttcTACCAAGGCACCCATTAGGAGGAGGCAAAGCCACCAAGCTTACACTCAACAGGGAACTGTAGCCAATAATGAACTCCTGACAAG contains these protein-coding regions:
- the HDX gene encoding highly divergent homeobox isoform X5, whose protein sequence is MSSKNVVDSGGTPSGTVASTLNIPTVTNVRSIANLASPQTQQASWTSSNNDVMVTGVYTPARSSHRLVSTKQSSASVSDLHKNSLPRPQTKSEPEFQRQQIAVAQQAPHCKNASLFLGEKTIILSRQTSVLNSANSIYDHAKKSYGGSSVQTAELVLPQKPMLCHRPSKVEQMGCQRLPKPEHPILASHVPSGQRASIRDPSCSTHNVEIREVFSLAVTDQPQRILGGNTQKPPSSSSADGSYLSIAMETGDVDDEYAREEELASMGAQIQNNPRLRGTSLMVENPGTGPAGSGRSVGCSSHLVNSRDLHNSTPYHNRDYHLPPRTSLHTMSSTLYSSSYPSRGNLSSHSAASNQRRLSQNQNNYQISGNLPAPWTMGSSRKRALQDRTQFSDRDLATLKRYWDRGMTSLGAICREKIEAVAAELNVDCEIVRVTDSANPEIVPRVTLLQDENRNRAPAARQQQETPLAKVVLQVKNSFRLRTDLRNELSTSPKTWIGNRRRKYRLMGIEVLPPLGGPALFPNQSDSSSRSITIPEDDASTDVGDDNDRNDEVSICLSEGSSQEEQSEVLQNEDTGHGREDQATLTDTNGTIQIIDDEEDGMISEIEQLNCLLEFKTQEVRFVEEDLEHEKKKYVELQAFTRRLILAVKMDDKEQQQALLADLPPDLEEMDFNHSFPEPDDTSFSLSSSSEKNTSDSL
- the HDX gene encoding highly divergent homeobox isoform X6; amino-acid sequence: MSRISQSKKGSRRRSSKISRIIESISPDVFTHPYSPYPPIFENMNLRSVFTAEQQRILQRYYENGMTNQSKNCFQLILQCAQETKLDFSVVRTWVGNKRRKMSSKNVVDSGGTPSGTVASTLNIPTVTNVRSIANLASPQTQQASWTSSNNDVMVTGVYTPARSSHRLVSTKQSSASVSDLHKNSLPRPQTKSEPEFQRQQIAVAQQAPHCKNASLFLGEKTIILSRQTSVLNSANSIYDHAKKSYGGSSVQTAELVLPQKPMLCHRPSKVEQMGCQRLPKPEHPILASHVPSGQRASIRDPSCSTHNVEIREVFSLAVTDQPQRILGGNTQKPPSSSSADGSYLSIAMETGDVDDEYAREEELASMGAQIQNNPRLRGTSLMVENPGTGPAGSGRSVGCSSHLVNSRDLHNSTPYHNRDYHLPPRTSLHTMSSTLYSSSYPSRGNLSSHSAASNQRRLSQNQNNYQISGNLPAPWTMGSSRKRATWIGNRRRKYRLMGIEVLPPLGGPALFPNQSDSSSRSITIPEDDASTDVGDDNDRNDEVSICLSEGSSQEEQSEVLQNEDTGHGREDQATLTDTNGTIQIIDDEEDGMISEIEQLNCLLEFKTQEVRFVEEDLEHEKKKYVELQAFTRRLILAVKMDDKEQQQALLADLPPDLEEMDFNHSFPEPDDTSFSLSSSSEKNTSDSL
- the HDX gene encoding highly divergent homeobox isoform X4, which produces MSRISQSKKGSRRRSSKISRIIESISPDVFTHPYSPYPPIFENMNLRSVFTAEQQRILQRYYENGMTNQSKNCFQLILQCAQETKLDFSVVRTWVGNKRRKMSSKNVVDSGGTPSGTVASTLNIPTVTNVRSIANLASPQTQQASWTSSNNDVMVTGVYTPARSSHRLVSTKQSSASVSDLHKNSLPRPQTKSEPEFQRQQIAVAQQAPHCKNASLFLGEKTIILSRQTSVLNSANSIYDHAKKSYGGSSVQTAELVLPQKPMLCHRPSKVEQMGCQRLPKPEHPILASHVPSGQRASIRDPSCSTHNVEIREVFSLAVTDQPQRILGGNTQKPPSSSSADGSYLSIAMETGDVDDEYAREEELASMGAQIQNNPRLRGTSLMVENPGTGPAGSGRSVGCSSHLVNSRDLHNSTPYHNRDYHLPPRTSLHTMSSTLYSSSYPSRGNLSSHSAASNQRRLSQNQNNYQISGNLPAPWTMGSSRKRALQDRTQFSDRDLATLKRYWDRGMTSLGAICREKIEAVAAELNVDCEIVRTWIGNRRRKYRLMGIEVLPPLGGPALFPNQSDSSSRSITIPEDDASTDVGDDNDRNDEVSICLSEGSSQEEQSEVLQNEDTGHGREDQATLTDTNGTIQIIDDEEDGMISEIEQLNCLLEFKTQEVRFVEEDLEHEKKKYVELQAFTRRLILAVKMDDKEQQQALLADLPPDLEEMDFNHSFPEPDDTSFSLSSSSEKNTSDSL